The window AAGTCAAAGGCCCTGCCCGGACCGCCGGCCAACCCGTCGCCTTCCAGAAACAGTGCCCAACCGCCAAAATCATATGCTGCAAATATGTTGAGCAAGGGAACAAAACCAAGATCATCCTTTTTGGCACTCAAATCATCCGTGCTTAATTTTACCCGGGCATCCCGGATCTTGGCCGTAAAGCCGATGCCCAGCGTCCACCTTTCGGTCATTACCAAATCCCTTCTGTACGTGAGACGGTAGCTGTTAAACTTGTAAAACCCATCAATGTCCTGGCCCCGGGTAAACAATGTCCCCTGAAAACTGATGTCGAAGGGAGCCGCACCCTTATAATCTATGCCCAGGGGAGCATACAAAACAGAAAGATGATTCTTCTCCGCAAAGGTGTATCCCAACCTGAGGCGAAAAGGGATCACCGGACCCTGAAGATCAAAATCCTCATTGAAGTTGAATTGTGTGGCACTGCTTTCATTCGGGATCCTGACATCGTTGTATCCCGGAAAAGCCAGACCGGTTTCAACATCCAGACTTAACTGCGCGTGGGCCTGGGTAAGACAACCCCAAAAAACCAGCAAAAATAGAAGCTTCTTCATGGATTATATATAAAATTTATTCAGGTGACGAGCCGGGGCTGCCGGTCAAGCTTTCTATTCTATCAAGAATTTGTTCTTTTCTCACAGGCTTGGCCAGGTAGTCCCTACAACCCATTTGCTTCACAACATCCTTTTCTTTGTTTTCAAAATAGGCCGACATGGCTATAATGGGCGTGCCAGGCCTGATGCGCTTAATCCTTTTTGTGGCTTCATGACCATCCATTTCGGGCATCTTAATATCCATGAAAATCAAATCAATCTCATTTTCCCGTTTACAAAGATCAACCGCTTCAGATCCATTTTTTGCATGCAGCAGATGCAGCCCCAGGCCTTTCACCACTTCAGCAAAATACAAAAAGTTGACTTCATCGTCTTCTGCGATTAAAACCGTTTTGAGGCCATCTTTCTTCTTCTTGCTTTCCCGATGATCCAATGAATTTTTATCTGCCAGCAGGGGTATATGAAAATAAAAAGTTGACCCTTTATCCAATTCAGATTCCACCCATATGTTGCCACCCAATAAATCCAGGTAGGCTTTTGAAATGGCCAAACCAAGCCCTGAACCCTCATAAAAACTTTCACTATTGGAACCGGACTGACGAAACCTTTCGAATATCTTCTCCTGGTCCTCCTGTTTGATGCCTATACCCGTATCCTTCACATAAAACCTTAGTTTCCCGTCATCCAATGAAACTCCCCACTCCACGTAACCGGCATGGGTGAATTTTATGGCATTGGTTAATAAATTCGACAATACCTGGTGGAGCTTGGTTTCATCGGTGGTAATATATTTGATATCATCTGCTTCAGGCTTGTAATACAAGGCCAAACCCTTATTTCTGGCTCTTACATGGAAATCTGAATGAATTTTCTTCAACAGGTGTTGGATATCCACTGATTCCAAACGTACCTTTTCCTGTCCGCTTTCAATGGTGGCTATGGATACCAGGTCGTTTATGATACCTGAAAGCTGCCATCCGCTCCGGATGATGATATCTATGTATTCCCGGATGGTTTCATGGTCCGGATCCTCTTTTGCTAACAGATCAGCAAAACCAATGATCCCATTCAACGGAGTTCTGATTTCATGGGATATATTATGCAAAAAAGCTGTTTTCAGGTTGTCGCTCTCTTCTGCCCTGAGTTTGGCTTCCCTGAGATGCTCTATGGTATCTTTCAGCTGCAGTTCCATTTTTTTCATATCCGTAATATCCCTCAAATGTTCCACCAGGTAAATAATCTCATGGTTGTCATCGAAAATGGGATAGGCGCGGATGTCGAGCCAGATGTCGAGTTCAGGAAAATAATGCTCATGCCGGGCTGGTTTTTGGGTTTCAATCGCTTTAGCTGTTGAACAAAAATCGCATACCCGCTCCCTTCCTATGAGCTTATAACATTTCATCCCCACCACTTCTTCCGGGGTTTTATCTAAAAGCTTGTAGCCCGCCTGATTGTATTGAATGATGTTATGGTGTAAATCCTGAACCCCTATTACATCGGGGATGGCATCCTGGATCGACTGAAGAAGCTTTAATGCCTGCTTGTAATCGGATTTGCTTTTTTCCAGCTCAATGGCTATTTTCTTTCTTTCCGTGATATCCTCCACGGTTCCAATAATGGCCTCCGGTTTGTTTTGAGAGCCCGGAACTACCGAAGCCAGTATGTTTACCCAAACAACCCGCTGGTCTTTTGTGATGTATCGTTTCTCCAACTGGAAATTTTCCCTTTGCCCCTCCAGCAACTCTTTGACCATTTCCAAATCTGAATCCTGGTCTTCGTGATAAGTAAGTTCCCTGAATGTCATAGAGCTCAGTTCATCCTTTGAATACCCCGTAATTTTTGTGAACTGTCTGTTCACCTTCAGAAACCTTCCCCCGGTGGTGCATATGACCATCCCGATGGTTGAATTATCAAACAGGCCTAAAAGATTATTATATTCACCGCGGTATAAATCCAGGGATTGCTCCAGGTGGGC of the Bacteroidales bacterium genome contains:
- a CDS encoding PAS domain S-box protein, with the protein product MKQKPTYDELLKQNEQLLNRIAHLEQSLDLYRGEYNNLLGLFDNSTIGMVICTTGGRFLKVNRQFTKITGYSKDELSSMTFRELTYHEDQDSDLEMVKELLEGQRENFQLEKRYITKDQRVVWVNILASVVPGSQNKPEAIIGTVEDITERKKIAIELEKSKSDYKQALKLLQSIQDAIPDVIGVQDLHHNIIQYNQAGYKLLDKTPEEVVGMKCYKLIGRERVCDFCSTAKAIETQKPARHEHYFPELDIWLDIRAYPIFDDNHEIIYLVEHLRDITDMKKMELQLKDTIEHLREAKLRAEESDNLKTAFLHNISHEIRTPLNGIIGFADLLAKEDPDHETIREYIDIIIRSGWQLSGIINDLVSIATIESGQEKVRLESVDIQHLLKKIHSDFHVRARNKGLALYYKPEADDIKYITTDETKLHQVLSNLLTNAIKFTHAGYVEWGVSLDDGKLRFYVKDTGIGIKQEDQEKIFERFRQSGSNSESFYEGSGLGLAISKAYLDLLGGNIWVESELDKGSTFYFHIPLLADKNSLDHRESKKKKDGLKTVLIAEDDEVNFLYFAEVVKGLGLHLLHAKNGSEAVDLCKRENEIDLIFMDIKMPEMDGHEATKRIKRIRPGTPIIAMSAYFENKEKDVVKQMGCRDYLAKPVRKEQILDRIESLTGSPGSSPE